A window of the Schlesneria paludicola DSM 18645 genome harbors these coding sequences:
- a CDS encoding sigma-54-dependent transcriptional regulator — MALVLVVDDDRSVRHMLTHSFESVGLEVVTAETAEQGLALVSERRPDVVLLDIMLPGRSGLEVLRDIQAVDRRLPVIFVTADSGSSTAIEAMQLGAYDYVSKPLDLPQLNRLVHAAVDSRRLMSVSVALSAGPTADHAGKLFVGRSPEILEVFKAIGRVAAQDVPVLIRGESGTGKELVAQALYQHSHRQNQPFMAINCAALPDTLLESELFGHEKGAFTGADRRRIGKFEQCHGGTIFLDEVGDMAPIVQGKVLRLLQDQRFERVGGNETISTDVRVITATNRPLEEMVEAKTFRADLLYRLNGMTIFLPPLRERREDIPLLLKHFLTRAQQNLNKNDIEGMSPECLELLMSYSWPGNVREMQSVVQQAVLNTIGPIIIPEFLPREVTQSNGGADPVTTWKEPTIAAAHSAEIPISGDQQNLTISDLSAFIDARLKAGSTELYSDVLNRVERYLFTRVLQETNGNQSQAAEILGVTRGKIRDRIAAFNISMERKVRLDT, encoded by the coding sequence ATGGCATTGGTCTTGGTGGTTGACGACGATCGAAGTGTGCGCCACATGTTGACGCATTCGTTTGAGTCTGTGGGCCTGGAAGTGGTCACGGCTGAAACAGCAGAACAAGGACTGGCCCTCGTTTCCGAGCGGCGTCCAGACGTGGTGCTGCTGGACATCATGTTGCCAGGGCGTTCTGGATTGGAAGTCTTGCGTGACATCCAGGCCGTAGATCGCCGCCTTCCCGTCATTTTTGTGACCGCCGACAGTGGAAGTTCGACCGCCATCGAAGCGATGCAGCTCGGTGCGTACGACTATGTTTCGAAGCCTCTGGACTTGCCGCAGCTGAACCGATTGGTTCACGCCGCCGTCGATTCGCGACGACTCATGAGCGTGTCGGTCGCATTGTCCGCCGGTCCGACGGCCGATCATGCTGGAAAGCTCTTCGTTGGTCGCAGTCCCGAAATCCTCGAAGTCTTCAAAGCGATCGGACGCGTCGCAGCACAGGATGTCCCCGTCCTGATCCGTGGTGAAAGCGGTACCGGTAAAGAACTCGTCGCGCAAGCGCTCTATCAGCACAGTCACCGTCAGAACCAACCGTTTATGGCGATCAATTGCGCCGCGTTGCCTGACACACTGCTCGAAAGCGAATTGTTCGGCCACGAAAAGGGGGCATTTACAGGAGCAGATCGACGCCGCATTGGGAAATTTGAGCAATGTCACGGCGGGACAATCTTCCTGGACGAAGTCGGCGACATGGCCCCCATCGTTCAAGGGAAAGTCTTGCGACTGCTGCAAGATCAGCGGTTCGAACGCGTCGGTGGAAACGAAACGATCAGCACGGATGTCCGCGTGATCACCGCGACAAACCGTCCTCTGGAAGAAATGGTCGAAGCCAAAACATTCCGCGCCGACCTGTTATATCGCCTGAATGGAATGACAATCTTTTTGCCTCCACTGCGGGAACGCCGTGAGGATATCCCACTGCTTCTCAAGCATTTCCTGACGCGCGCGCAGCAGAATCTGAACAAGAATGACATCGAAGGGATGTCCCCCGAATGCCTGGAACTGTTGATGAGCTACAGCTGGCCCGGCAACGTTCGCGAAATGCAAAGCGTGGTACAGCAGGCAGTGCTGAATACCATCGGCCCAATCATCATTCCTGAGTTTCTGCCTCGGGAAGTCACTCAGTCAAATGGTGGTGCAGACCCAGTCACAACCTGGAAAGAGCCGACCATTGCTGCCGCGCATTCGGCCGAAATCCCGATCAGCGGCGACCAGCAGAACCTGACCATCTCGGACCTGAGCGCGTTTATCGATGCCCGTCTGAAAGCCGGTTCGACCGAACTCTATTCCGACGTCCTTAACCGCGTTGAACGATATTTGTTTACCCGCGTATTGCAGGAAACGAACGGAAACCAGAGTCAGGCGGCAGAGATTCTGGGGGTGACACGCGGCAAGATTCGCGATCGGATTGCCGCGTTCAACATTTCGATGGAACGCAAAGTGCGGCTTGATACGTAG
- a CDS encoding Hpt domain-containing protein: MASIHDGTPVIDREVSLRRLGGNEQLLTSLIGFFLEDAPALLAQLVESIETGDTKKAAHRAHSLKGLAATFEALPFQQFAAEIEALASSGNSSQLAPAIPKLRFEYDRLATELQSLID; this comes from the coding sequence ATGGCATCGATCCACGACGGCACTCCAGTCATCGACCGCGAGGTTTCCTTAAGGCGCCTCGGCGGGAACGAGCAACTTTTGACTTCGTTGATTGGTTTCTTTCTGGAGGATGCCCCGGCTCTATTGGCACAGCTTGTCGAGTCGATCGAAACAGGCGACACGAAAAAAGCGGCCCACCGAGCTCACAGTTTGAAAGGTTTGGCAGCCACGTTCGAAGCGCTTCCATTCCAGCAATTTGCGGCGGAAATCGAAGCTCTGGCGAGCAGCGGAAACTCAAGCCAACTCGCTCCCGCAATTCCCAAGCTCAGATTCGAATACGACCGGCTTGCGACCGAACTGCAATCGTTGATCGATTGA
- a CDS encoding CsbD family protein gives MNWDQIVGQWKQVKGSVKERWGKLTEDDLTVVAGKRDKLAGILQQRYGYAKEQAEKELDEFSKQVR, from the coding sequence ATGAACTGGGATCAAATCGTTGGCCAATGGAAGCAAGTCAAAGGATCGGTCAAAGAACGCTGGGGCAAGTTGACGGAGGATGATCTGACAGTTGTGGCTGGGAAGCGCGACAAGCTCGCCGGGATACTGCAGCAGCGATATGGCTATGCGAAAGAACAGGCCGAAAAAGAACTTGATGAGTTTTCAAAGCAGGTTCGCTAA
- a CDS encoding COG1470 family protein, whose protein sequence is MLKSSSAFVGLALLAASGCMQGTSGGPGAQTPPASQPHSANKPVITESEKPALSQPRDTFSLRLPILSTSLKQGESKSVTISIQRGTDFDQDVTLNFSNMPSGVTLSPAAPMITKEEKETKVSVLAAEDAALGDFTVNVSGHSSKGGPDATNELKLSVSAK, encoded by the coding sequence ATGTTGAAATCCAGTAGTGCCTTCGTCGGATTAGCTTTGCTTGCGGCATCAGGATGCATGCAGGGAACATCGGGTGGCCCCGGTGCTCAAACCCCACCCGCCTCACAGCCACATTCGGCGAATAAGCCCGTCATCACTGAATCAGAGAAGCCAGCCCTCAGCCAGCCGCGCGACACCTTCTCACTGCGACTCCCAATTCTGTCGACATCGCTGAAGCAGGGTGAAAGCAAGTCCGTGACAATCAGCATTCAACGTGGAACGGACTTCGATCAGGACGTGACGTTGAACTTCTCGAACATGCCGAGCGGAGTCACACTCAGCCCCGCGGCTCCAATGATCACCAAGGAGGAGAAGGAAACAAAAGTCAGCGTCTTGGCCGCGGAAGACGCAGCTCTGGGAGACTTTACCGTTAATGTCAGCGGCCATTCCAGCAAGGGTGGACCTGATGCGACCAACGAACTGAAGCTCAGTGTCTCCGCCAAGTAG
- a CDS encoding DUF2892 domain-containing protein has translation MIPSTVERVPLNTAAQVNEAIRQRTEENVAAYAARGSGAIEQRLGELNQEWDIERLLEANASIACLVGLTLGATVDKKWFLLPAAVAGFLLQHSIQGWCPPMPVMRSLGVRTASEIDYERYALKAIRGDFRDVVGKERRTAVGAHGAIEAARA, from the coding sequence ATGATACCTTCAACCGTTGAACGCGTTCCCCTCAATACGGCTGCTCAAGTGAACGAAGCCATTCGCCAGCGAACGGAAGAAAACGTTGCGGCTTATGCTGCCCGCGGCAGCGGCGCCATCGAACAGCGATTGGGAGAACTCAATCAAGAATGGGATATCGAAAGGCTTTTAGAAGCGAATGCATCGATTGCCTGCCTGGTCGGCCTGACTTTGGGCGCGACTGTCGACAAGAAATGGTTTCTACTGCCTGCGGCAGTCGCCGGTTTTCTGCTTCAACATTCGATTCAAGGCTGGTGCCCCCCGATGCCGGTCATGCGTTCGCTAGGAGTCCGCACGGCCTCCGAAATCGACTACGAACGCTATGCGCTGAAGGCCATCCGCGGAGATTTTCGCGATGTCGTCGGCAAAGAGAGGCGGACAGCCGTTGGAGCACACGGCGCGATCGAGGCGGCCCGCGCGTAA
- a CDS encoding YihY/virulence factor BrkB family protein, with product MIRNAGTQTGDFDKPVPGGCMTLRSIWQILRVAMLQFMADGVPRMGAALAFYATLSFAPLAVILIALVALVFGQSVAEGRILSELEVTVGPEASHALQTMITAAELKSSGPIRYLVGWMALLIAAFGFFFELQDSINRVWKCEVDSSRSWWKILRRRMVSFVIVGITALLLITSLLVSTMISAMTAVHWGAGGIVLIHLMQPFISWAIAVGLFATIFWLLPDATIAWNEVWFGAIVTASLFVAGKALIAIYLSSSAVTSFYGAASSFAVLMLWNYYTAQIFLFGVELTKANANYSRAR from the coding sequence ATGATACGTAATGCGGGAACCCAGACAGGGGATTTTGACAAGCCGGTGCCTGGGGGCTGTATGACCTTGAGAAGCATCTGGCAGATTCTTCGCGTGGCGATGCTTCAATTCATGGCCGATGGCGTTCCCAGGATGGGAGCCGCCCTCGCGTTCTATGCAACGCTTTCGTTCGCACCCTTGGCCGTTATTCTCATCGCCCTCGTTGCGCTTGTGTTTGGTCAATCGGTCGCGGAAGGTCGGATTCTTAGCGAACTGGAGGTGACCGTCGGCCCTGAGGCAAGTCATGCACTTCAAACGATGATCACGGCCGCCGAATTAAAGTCGTCCGGCCCGATCCGTTACCTGGTCGGATGGATGGCACTTCTCATTGCGGCCTTTGGGTTCTTCTTCGAACTCCAGGATTCGATCAATCGAGTCTGGAAGTGCGAAGTTGATTCATCGCGTAGCTGGTGGAAGATTTTGCGAAGGCGGATGGTCTCGTTCGTCATCGTGGGCATTACGGCGCTCCTGTTGATCACGTCACTGCTGGTCAGCACCATGATTTCAGCGATGACCGCGGTGCATTGGGGAGCAGGCGGAATCGTATTGATCCATTTGATGCAGCCATTTATTTCCTGGGCTATCGCCGTCGGACTATTCGCGACAATCTTCTGGTTGCTGCCCGATGCGACAATCGCATGGAACGAAGTGTGGTTTGGTGCGATCGTTACGGCATCGCTGTTCGTCGCCGGAAAGGCGTTGATCGCCATCTACTTGAGTTCATCCGCGGTGACGTCGTTCTATGGCGCTGCGTCTTCTTTTGCCGTTTTGATGCTTTGGAACTACTACACGGCACAAATTTTCTTGTTTGGCGTCGAGCTGACGAAGGCGAATGCGAACTATAGTCGCGCCCGGTAA